A region of Toxorhynchites rutilus septentrionalis strain SRP chromosome 1, ASM2978413v1, whole genome shotgun sequence DNA encodes the following proteins:
- the LOC129762016 gene encoding heterogeneous nuclear ribonucleoprotein H3 isoform X1, which translates to MSYDGGNCDGNDGNGSAFFIRLRGLPWNITEDEIRDFLNGVDIENVHICINSMTKRQTGESYLRLPTLDDQIKALDLNKATIGHRYIEVFTATEDQYESAVNDSDDGEDGGPVLKMRGLPWSCTKDDIKRFFNGLAIKNGYNGILLLLDQLGRASGEAIVEFASDADAENAMSKQKEKIGSRYIELFRSSTKEMKWAEKRLRRMSPYGGGRGSSSNGGGSSGGGGGSNGGGSRARFPPGQGYGRGSGDEFDGGAGGGNSGWSNRSDNGYGGGSGGNSYGSTGGSKIGGGSSGGSLYSGGLANNMGNVDILRLLQDQLKRGGGTNYGSGRSTSSGGNYSSSGFGGSSGFGGGTGSSGGGFDSDRGYRSSVGGSSGGTGYGSGGNSYGGSSSYGGSGYGGGSNSGGNSYGSNGGGGGGGNNFSSSDFFSGEQDLFCVHLRGMPFSCDEQDIYDFFMPLRPVKCNVSFDSRGRPSGEGDAFFDTMEEAMKAMKKHKEKMGSRYIELFAGSRKAQNKFLD; encoded by the exons ATGTCGTACGATGGTGGAAATTGTGATGGGAATGACGGAAACGGATCGGCATTCTTCATCCGCTTGCGCGGATTGCCATGGAACATAACGGAGGATGAGATACGAGATTTCTTGAACGGGGTTGACATTGAAAACGttcatatttgcatcaattccATGACAAAGCGCCAAACGGGTGAATCTTACCTGCGCTTACCGACCCTGGACGATCAAATTAAAGCACTGGATCTGAACAAGGCTACCATTGGTCATCGGTACATTGAAGTTTTTACGGCTACGGAGGATCAGTATGAAAGCGCTGTCAACGATTCCGATGATGGCGAGGATGGGGGACCAGTTCTGAAGATGCGTGGTTTGCCCTGGTCATGTACCAAGGATGATATCAAGCGGTTCTTTAACG GGTTGGCGATTAAGAATGGCTATAATGGGATTCTTTTGCTACTGGATCAGCTGGGACGGGCATCAGGGGAGGCGATTGTTGAATTTGCATCCGATGCCGATGCGGAAAATGCCATGAGCAAACAGAAAGAGAAGATTGGGAGCAG ATACATAGAGCTGTTCCGCAGCAGCACGAAGGAAATGAAATGGGCCGAGAAGCGACTTCGCCGGATGTCCCCATACGGGGGTGGACGCGGAAGCAGCTCGAACGGTGGCGGTAGCAGCGGTGGCGGCGGTGGAAGTAACGGTGGAGGTAGCAGAGCACGCTTCCCACCAGGCCAGGGCTATGGCCGTGGATCCGgag ATGAATTCGATGGCGGCGCCGGCGGTGGAAACAGTGGCTGGAGCAACCGCAGTGACAATGGCTACGGCGGAGGGAGCGGTGGTAACAGCTACGGGTCGACCGGTGGCAGTAAAATTGGAGGCGGTAGCAGCGGTGGCAGCTTGTACTCCGGTGGGTTGGCCAACAATATGGGCAACGTTGACATCTTGAGATTGTTGCAGGATCAGTTGA AACGCGGAGGTGGCACCAACTACGGCTCGGGACGCAGCACCAGCAGTGGTGGTAATTACAGCAGCAGTGGTTTCGGTGGTAGCAGCGGATTCGGCGGAGGGACCGGAAGCTCTGGAGGAGGTTTTGATTCCGACCGTGGTTACCGCTCAAGTGTTGGTGGCAGCAGCGGTGGCACTGGATATGGCAGTGGCGGCAACAGTTATGGAGGGAGCAGCAGCTATGGTGGTAGTGGCTATGGCGGCGGTAGCAATTCCGGTGGCAATAGCTACGGCAGTAATGGAGGTGGTGGCGGCGGCGGCAACAACTTCAGCAGCAGTGACTTTTTCAGCGGCGAACAGGACCTGTTCTGTGTGCATTTGCGGGGAATGCCGTTCAGTTGCGATGAGCAAGACATTTATGACTTTTTCATGCCCTTGAGGCCGGTCAAGTGCAACGTTTCGTTCGATTCCAGAGGACGACCCTCCGGAGAAGGAGATGCCTTCTTCGATACGATGGAGGAAGCTATGAAGGCGATGAAGAAGCACAAGGAAAAGATGGGCTCGCGATACATTGAATTATTCGCTGGCTCACGAAAGGCCCAGAATAAATTTTTGGACTAA
- the LOC129762016 gene encoding heterogeneous nuclear ribonucleoprotein H3 isoform X2: MSYDGGNCDGNDGNGSAFFIRLRGLPWNITEDEIRDFLNGVDIENVHICINSMTKRQTGESYLRLPTLDDQIKALDLNKATIGHRYIEVFTATEDQYESAVNDSDDGEDGGPVLKMRGLPWSCTKDDIKRFFNGLAIKNGYNGILLLLDQLGRASGEAIVEFASDADAENAMSKQKEKIGSRYIELFRSSTKEMKWAEKRLRRMSPYGGGRGSSSNGGGSSGGGGGSNGGGSRARFPPGQGYGRGSGDEFDGGAGGGNSGWSNRSDNGYGGGSGGNSYGSTGGSKIGGGSSGGSLYSERGGGTNYGSGRSTSSGGNYSSSGFGGSSGFGGGTGSSGGGFDSDRGYRSSVGGSSGGTGYGSGGNSYGGSSSYGGSGYGGGSNSGGNSYGSNGGGGGGGNNFSSSDFFSGEQDLFCVHLRGMPFSCDEQDIYDFFMPLRPVKCNVSFDSRGRPSGEGDAFFDTMEEAMKAMKKHKEKMGSRYIELFAGSRKAQNKFLD, encoded by the exons ATGTCGTACGATGGTGGAAATTGTGATGGGAATGACGGAAACGGATCGGCATTCTTCATCCGCTTGCGCGGATTGCCATGGAACATAACGGAGGATGAGATACGAGATTTCTTGAACGGGGTTGACATTGAAAACGttcatatttgcatcaattccATGACAAAGCGCCAAACGGGTGAATCTTACCTGCGCTTACCGACCCTGGACGATCAAATTAAAGCACTGGATCTGAACAAGGCTACCATTGGTCATCGGTACATTGAAGTTTTTACGGCTACGGAGGATCAGTATGAAAGCGCTGTCAACGATTCCGATGATGGCGAGGATGGGGGACCAGTTCTGAAGATGCGTGGTTTGCCCTGGTCATGTACCAAGGATGATATCAAGCGGTTCTTTAACG GGTTGGCGATTAAGAATGGCTATAATGGGATTCTTTTGCTACTGGATCAGCTGGGACGGGCATCAGGGGAGGCGATTGTTGAATTTGCATCCGATGCCGATGCGGAAAATGCCATGAGCAAACAGAAAGAGAAGATTGGGAGCAG ATACATAGAGCTGTTCCGCAGCAGCACGAAGGAAATGAAATGGGCCGAGAAGCGACTTCGCCGGATGTCCCCATACGGGGGTGGACGCGGAAGCAGCTCGAACGGTGGCGGTAGCAGCGGTGGCGGCGGTGGAAGTAACGGTGGAGGTAGCAGAGCACGCTTCCCACCAGGCCAGGGCTATGGCCGTGGATCCGgag ATGAATTCGATGGCGGCGCCGGCGGTGGAAACAGTGGCTGGAGCAACCGCAGTGACAATGGCTACGGCGGAGGGAGCGGTGGTAACAGCTACGGGTCGACCGGTGGCAGTAAAATTGGAGGCGGTAGCAGCGGTGGCAGCTTGTACTCCG AACGCGGAGGTGGCACCAACTACGGCTCGGGACGCAGCACCAGCAGTGGTGGTAATTACAGCAGCAGTGGTTTCGGTGGTAGCAGCGGATTCGGCGGAGGGACCGGAAGCTCTGGAGGAGGTTTTGATTCCGACCGTGGTTACCGCTCAAGTGTTGGTGGCAGCAGCGGTGGCACTGGATATGGCAGTGGCGGCAACAGTTATGGAGGGAGCAGCAGCTATGGTGGTAGTGGCTATGGCGGCGGTAGCAATTCCGGTGGCAATAGCTACGGCAGTAATGGAGGTGGTGGCGGCGGCGGCAACAACTTCAGCAGCAGTGACTTTTTCAGCGGCGAACAGGACCTGTTCTGTGTGCATTTGCGGGGAATGCCGTTCAGTTGCGATGAGCAAGACATTTATGACTTTTTCATGCCCTTGAGGCCGGTCAAGTGCAACGTTTCGTTCGATTCCAGAGGACGACCCTCCGGAGAAGGAGATGCCTTCTTCGATACGATGGAGGAAGCTATGAAGGCGATGAAGAAGCACAAGGAAAAGATGGGCTCGCGATACATTGAATTATTCGCTGGCTCACGAAAGGCCCAGAATAAATTTTTGGACTAA